In the genome of Labilithrix sp., the window GGTGAGCATGCCGGTCGCTTACCACCCGGCGCTCGTCTACGACTGGTGTCACGAGCACCTCGGGCGGGAGGACAAGGCGCGGCTGCGAGGGCGTATCGCGGCGCACATGCGGGAGGCGATGGGGAACGGGCGCATCTGGCGGTCGTTCCACAACGACGGGCACGCGCACGCGCTGTCGGTGACGCTCGGGATGCTGGCGCTCTGGGGCGACGACCCGATCGCCGAGCGCGCGTTCGACTTCCTCCGCCCCGAGCTCGAGGACATGCTCCTCACCCTCGACGAGCTGTTCCCCGACGGCGAGTGGGCCGAGGGCGCGGACTACGCGCGGCACGCGTCGCACGAGTCGTTCCGGACGTTCCTCGCGCTGAAGAGCGCGACCGGCGTCGATCTGCTCGCGACGTCGCCGCACTTCCAGCACGTCGCGCAGTTCATCTTCTACGCGGTCAAGCCGGACGGCCGCATGTTCCCCGGCGACGACAACGACTACCCGTTCCTCAGCGGGTGGGAGCACCAAGCCCTCCTCATGAGCGCGCACGAATATCGCGATCCGTACGCGCAGTGGTTCTTGAGCCACAACGCGGTCCCGCAGTTCGAGCTCGCGGCGAGGGACCGCTACATGGACCTCCTCTGGGCGGACGCGACGATCCCGGAGCGCCCGCTCGAAGAGCTGCCGCTCGCGCGCATCTTCCGCGGCAAGGGGATCGTCTTCGCGCGCACCGGCTGGGACAAACGCGACTCCAGCCGCACGTGGCTCGCGTTCACGAACGGGGACTACTTCGGCGATCACAATCACCTCGACGTGAACGCGTTCCAGATCTGGAGCGGCGGCAACCTCGCGATCGACTCCGGCCGCTACGACGACGACTGGGAGTGGTCGCGCTCCCCGGCGAAGGTCGCGCGCTCGCAGTTCTTCAACTACTACCAGCGGACGATCGCGCACAACACGATGCTCGTCCGCGATCCCGACGAGGACTTCGGGCGCGGCCTCTACAACGACGGCGGGCAGCGCTCGATGCTGCACACGGGGCCGATCCGCACCGTGCCGGAGGACTACGCGCAGGGCGTCTACCCCTCCGACGACGGCGCCGGCCGCTACGACTGGACCACGAACCCGGGGCGCTGGGAGCGCGGCGACATCACCGCCTACGTGGCGACGCCGGACCTCGTGTTCGTCCGCGGCGACGGCACGCGCGCCTACGCGGCGAAGAAGCTCTCCTCCTTCGTCCGCGAGCTCCTCTTCGTCCGCCCCAACCTCGTGTTCGTCTTCGACCACGTCGTCGCGACGAGGCCGGACTACGCGAAGACGTGGCTCCTCCACACCGTCGACGAGCCGGAGATCGCGCCCGACGGCTCGTGGTTCGAGGTGAAGGAAGGCGACGGGCGGCTCTTCGGCGTCGCGCTCCTGCCCGCCGATCGCCGCCTCCGCAAGGTCGGCGGGCCCGGCGACGAGTTCGTCGTCGACGGCGTGAAGCTCTCGGCAGGCCCCCACTCCGAGCTCAACCCGAGCGCGCTCCACTTCGGCGAGCAGCCGGGCGCCTGGCGCATCGAGGAGCAGCCCGGCGCCGCGCGGAGCGAAGACTGGTTCGCGCACGCGCTGCTCCTGACCGATCGCGCCTCGGCCGCGCGCCCCCACGTCGAGATCCTCCGCAACGACGCGACCGCCCTCGCGGTGCGCGTGCGCGTGGAGTCCGCCAAATATGATGATCACGCCAAACGTGAAAAATTCGCCAAACACGAAGAGGACATGGACGTCGCGCTCCGCTTCGCGAAGGACGGATCGAAGCCGGGCACCTCGATGACGGCGACCGTGCGCGGCCGCGTCGTGTTCGACGG includes:
- a CDS encoding heparinase II/III family protein, with amino-acid sequence MARGATRLDGMAVREERPRIWVEPGRLGWLREKVKDKHAIEIAAMAGESGPGLALAGLITGDPVLCRRAAAVSMPVAYHPALVYDWCHEHLGREDKARLRGRIAAHMREAMGNGRIWRSFHNDGHAHALSVTLGMLALWGDDPIAERAFDFLRPELEDMLLTLDELFPDGEWAEGADYARHASHESFRTFLALKSATGVDLLATSPHFQHVAQFIFYAVKPDGRMFPGDDNDYPFLSGWEHQALLMSAHEYRDPYAQWFLSHNAVPQFELAARDRYMDLLWADATIPERPLEELPLARIFRGKGIVFARTGWDKRDSSRTWLAFTNGDYFGDHNHLDVNAFQIWSGGNLAIDSGRYDDDWEWSRSPAKVARSQFFNYYQRTIAHNTMLVRDPDEDFGRGLYNDGGQRSMLHTGPIRTVPEDYAQGVYPSDDGAGRYDWTTNPGRWERGDITAYVATPDLVFVRGDGTRAYAAKKLSSFVRELLFVRPNLVFVFDHVVATRPDYAKTWLLHTVDEPEIAPDGSWFEVKEGDGRLFGVALLPADRRLRKVGGPGDEFVVDGVKLSAGPHSELNPSALHFGEQPGAWRIEEQPGAARSEDWFAHALLLTDRASAARPHVEILRNDATALAVRVRVESAKYDDHAKREKFAKHEEDMDVALRFAKDGSKPGTSMTATVRGRVVFDGALPDRVVLEEGRR